A part of Paraburkholderia largidicola genomic DNA contains:
- a CDS encoding ABC transporter permease, with protein sequence MTTITIAADPAPESTNKLKRELKAAEAKKRAMALLLIAPLALFLLMIFVVPIGALLTRAVQNPEIATALPHTITALRDWDRKSVPTDAAYAALATDLTAVADGEAMGALARRLNTEIPGYRSLVAKTARAMPLNDGAGHALPPAQVKAKILEVDERWGDAKYWQAIAKNGSTISPFYLLASLDHKQDAFGHIIPTDPEQQIYLAVFSRTFVIGFAVTVFALLLGYPLAYWISTLNERRANLVMILVLIPFWTSILVRVAAWIVILQSEGLVNKALIGSGLIHDPLALLFNRVGVYISMTHILLPFMILPLYSVMKSIPPTYQRAAISLGSHPFAAFWRVYVPQTYPGIGAGALLVFILAIGYYITPALLGGPNDQMVSYYVAYFTNVTINWGMACALGGLLLAATLVLYVIYGRFTRSNVSLG encoded by the coding sequence GTGACGACGATCACGATCGCCGCCGACCCGGCCCCCGAGTCGACCAACAAACTCAAGCGCGAGCTGAAGGCCGCCGAAGCGAAGAAGCGCGCGATGGCGCTGCTGCTGATCGCACCGCTCGCGCTGTTTCTGCTGATGATTTTCGTCGTGCCGATCGGCGCGCTGTTGACGCGCGCGGTGCAGAACCCTGAGATCGCGACGGCGCTGCCGCATACGATAACGGCGCTGCGCGACTGGGACCGCAAGTCGGTGCCGACAGACGCCGCCTACGCCGCGCTGGCCACCGATCTCACCGCCGTCGCCGATGGCGAAGCAATGGGCGCGCTCGCGCGCCGGCTGAACACGGAGATTCCTGGCTATCGCTCGCTCGTCGCGAAGACGGCGCGCGCGATGCCGCTGAACGACGGCGCGGGCCATGCACTGCCGCCGGCTCAGGTGAAGGCGAAGATTCTCGAAGTCGACGAACGTTGGGGCGACGCGAAGTACTGGCAGGCAATCGCGAAGAACGGCAGCACGATTTCGCCGTTCTATCTGCTCGCCTCGCTCGATCACAAGCAGGACGCGTTCGGTCACATCATTCCGACCGACCCTGAGCAGCAGATCTATCTCGCCGTATTCAGCCGCACGTTCGTGATCGGTTTCGCGGTGACGGTGTTCGCGCTGCTGCTCGGTTATCCGCTCGCGTACTGGATTTCGACGCTCAATGAACGGCGCGCGAATCTCGTGATGATCCTCGTGCTGATTCCGTTCTGGACGTCGATTCTCGTGCGCGTCGCTGCGTGGATCGTGATTCTGCAAAGCGAAGGGCTCGTCAACAAGGCGCTGATCGGCTCGGGCCTGATACACGATCCGCTGGCGTTGCTGTTCAATCGCGTCGGCGTGTATATCTCGATGACGCACATTCTGCTGCCGTTCATGATCCTGCCGCTCTACAGCGTGATGAAGTCGATTCCGCCCACGTATCAGCGCGCGGCTATTTCGCTTGGCTCGCATCCGTTCGCAGCGTTCTGGCGCGTGTATGTGCCGCAGACGTATCCGGGCATCGGCGCGGGCGCGCTGCTCGTGTTCATTCTCGCGATCGGCTACTACATCACGCCGGCACTGCTCGGCGGACCGAACGATCAGATGGTCAGCTACTACGTCGCGTACTTCACCAACGTGACGATCAACTGGGGCATGGCGTGCGCGCTCGGCGGGTTGCTGCTCGCGGCGACGCTGGTGCTGTATGTGATCTACGGACGCTTCACGCGTTCGAACGTGAGCCTCGGTTGA
- a CDS encoding ABC transporter permease has product MKFAKPMFAPHTSMIERVWYFTLRGLAVLTLLYLILPVLAIVPLSFSSSTFLVYPIPGWSLRWYQNLIASDEWRMAAKNSFIVAPSATVLATVLGTLAAIGLTKANFKGKALLMAILISPMIVPVVVVGVGMYLFFAPLGLANTYIGLIMAHASLGVPFVVTTVAATLQGFNYNLVRASLSLGANPVKTFFSITLPVIAPGVISGALFAFATSFDEVVVTLFLAGADQTTLPRQMFTGIRENISPTIAALATILIVFSTCLLLALEWLRGRNAARAIAA; this is encoded by the coding sequence ATGAAATTTGCCAAACCGATGTTCGCGCCGCATACGTCGATGATCGAGCGCGTGTGGTACTTCACGTTGCGCGGACTTGCCGTGCTGACGCTGCTGTATCTGATCCTGCCCGTGCTCGCGATCGTGCCGCTGTCGTTTTCGTCGAGCACGTTTCTCGTCTATCCGATTCCGGGCTGGTCGCTGCGCTGGTATCAGAACCTGATCGCCTCCGACGAATGGCGGATGGCCGCGAAGAACAGCTTTATCGTTGCGCCGTCGGCGACCGTGCTGGCCACCGTGCTTGGCACGCTCGCTGCGATCGGCCTGACGAAGGCGAACTTCAAGGGCAAGGCGCTGTTGATGGCGATTCTGATTTCGCCGATGATCGTGCCCGTCGTCGTGGTCGGTGTCGGCATGTATCTGTTCTTTGCGCCGCTGGGACTGGCCAACACGTATATCGGCCTGATCATGGCGCATGCGTCGCTGGGCGTGCCGTTCGTCGTGACGACGGTGGCGGCTACATTGCAGGGGTTCAACTACAACCTCGTGCGGGCAAGTCTGTCGCTCGGCGCGAACCCCGTGAAGACGTTTTTCAGCATCACGCTGCCGGTGATTGCGCCGGGTGTAATCTCGGGTGCACTGTTCGCGTTCGCGACGTCGTTCGATGAAGTGGTCGTCACGCTCTTTCTGGCAGGCGCCGATCAGACGACGTTGCCGCGGCAGATGTTCACCGGCATTCGCGAGAACATCAGCCCGACCATCGCCGCGCTCGCGACGATTCTTATCGTGTTCTCGACCTGCCTGCTGCTCGCGCTCGAATGGCTGCGCGGAAGGAATGCGGCGCGGGCTATTGCGGCGTGA
- a CDS encoding GNAT family N-acetyltransferase: MRHKGVLWGVVVHPLYRNVGVARELLGAAFTHARTMRLMQIHLRASTENHRARRLYTSSGLAGYGVERLSHPFPCLYFDEETMVLYLDGEHADASLLPL, encoded by the coding sequence TTGCGGCACAAAGGGGTGCTGTGGGGCGTGGTCGTTCATCCTCTGTATCGTAACGTGGGAGTCGCGCGCGAATTGCTCGGGGCCGCGTTCACGCATGCGCGCACTATGCGATTGATGCAGATTCATCTTCGCGCCAGTACCGAAAACCATCGTGCGCGGCGGCTTTATACGTCGAGCGGATTGGCTGGCTATGGCGTCGAGCGGCTCTCGCATCCGTTCCCGTGCCTCTACTTCGACGAAGAAACCATGGTGTTATATCTGGATGGTGAGCATGCCGACGCATCGTTGCTCCCACTGTGA
- a CDS encoding GlsB/YeaQ/YmgE family stress response membrane protein, translating into MEHGIIAWLIIGCVAGWLASVLVSGSGFGVILDIVIGVVGAFIGGWLSGVLHISLGSGWIGSTITAFVGAVILLFAIRLFRRR; encoded by the coding sequence ATGGAACACGGAATCATTGCATGGCTGATCATCGGCTGTGTCGCCGGCTGGCTTGCTAGCGTGCTGGTGTCGGGCAGCGGCTTCGGCGTCATTCTCGATATCGTCATCGGCGTGGTGGGCGCGTTTATCGGCGGCTGGCTGTCGGGCGTGCTGCATATCTCGCTTGGCAGCGGATGGATCGGCTCGACGATCACGGCGTTCGTCGGCGCGGTCATTCTCCTGTTCGCCATTCGTCTGTTCCGGCGCCGATAA
- a CDS encoding efflux transporter outer membrane subunit has translation MKHYVLVSALALCGCAVGPDFHAPAAPDAPSYTREALPAATQAAGATQTLVTANNALPMWWTQFRSDALNRLVDMALQHSPTLDEARAKLVEARENYVAQAGATEFPTIDAKLSGTRQKVNPAAFGVPNVPNPGPFTLFNVSVSVSYMLDIFGGNRRALEALLAQVDYQSYELDAARLSLAGNVVSTAIRRASLQQQLALTQQLADAQARQLTIVEGRYAAGGVAQLDVRTQRTLVAQTRAQIPPLTTQLAQADHQLAILLGVAPSQADFNDITLDALHLPDTVPVTLPSTLARERPDIRASEALLHQASANVGVATANLYPQFVVSAGIGSERTRIEDVVNSLNVWNLGLNLTQPIFHGGELRAKKRAAQAAYDAAFASYRQTVLQALQQVADTLHALNGDARELQARDDAASEAQASVTIAQAQYAAGGVSQFSLIDTQRQALQTALDRTRAQADRLADTAALFQALGGMTPGAASDQTAKR, from the coding sequence ATGAAACACTACGTGCTGGTGTCGGCGCTCGCGCTGTGCGGCTGCGCGGTCGGCCCCGACTTCCATGCGCCCGCCGCGCCCGATGCGCCGTCGTACACGCGTGAAGCGCTGCCCGCCGCGACGCAAGCCGCAGGCGCGACGCAAACGCTCGTCACCGCGAACAATGCGCTGCCTATGTGGTGGACGCAGTTTCGCTCCGACGCGCTGAATCGTCTCGTCGACATGGCACTGCAACACAGCCCGACGCTCGATGAAGCGCGGGCGAAACTCGTCGAAGCGCGCGAGAACTACGTCGCGCAAGCAGGCGCGACCGAGTTCCCGACCATCGATGCGAAGCTTTCCGGCACGCGTCAAAAAGTGAATCCTGCTGCGTTCGGTGTTCCGAATGTGCCGAACCCCGGGCCGTTCACGCTGTTCAATGTGTCGGTGAGCGTGTCGTACATGCTCGATATTTTCGGCGGCAACCGCCGCGCGCTTGAAGCGCTGCTTGCGCAAGTCGATTACCAGTCGTATGAACTCGATGCCGCGCGCCTGTCGCTGGCGGGCAACGTCGTATCGACTGCGATCCGGCGCGCGTCGCTGCAACAACAGCTCGCGTTGACGCAGCAACTGGCGGATGCGCAGGCCCGCCAACTGACGATCGTCGAAGGACGCTACGCGGCGGGCGGCGTCGCGCAACTCGATGTGCGCACGCAGCGCACGCTGGTCGCGCAAACGCGCGCGCAGATTCCTCCGCTGACGACGCAACTCGCGCAGGCCGATCATCAACTCGCGATCCTGCTCGGCGTCGCGCCGTCGCAAGCGGATTTCAACGACATCACGCTCGATGCGCTGCATCTGCCCGACACCGTGCCCGTGACATTGCCGTCGACACTCGCACGCGAGCGGCCCGACATCCGCGCATCGGAAGCGCTGTTGCATCAGGCGAGCGCGAATGTCGGCGTGGCGACGGCGAATCTGTATCCGCAGTTCGTCGTGTCGGCGGGGATCGGCTCGGAGCGCACGCGCATTGAAGATGTCGTCAACAGCTTGAACGTGTGGAACCTCGGCCTGAACCTGACGCAGCCGATCTTTCACGGCGGCGAACTGCGCGCGAAGAAGCGCGCCGCGCAGGCTGCCTACGATGCGGCGTTTGCGTCGTATCGGCAGACGGTGTTGCAGGCGCTCCAGCAAGTCGCCGATACGCTGCACGCACTGAATGGCGATGCGCGCGAATTGCAGGCGCGCGATGACGCGGCGTCGGAAGCGCAAGCAAGCGTGACGATCGCACAGGCGCAGTATGCGGCGGGCGGCGTCAGTCAGTTCAGCTTGATCGATACGCAGCGCCAGGCGTTGCAGACTGCGCTCGACAGGACGCGGGCGCAGGCAGATCGTCTCGCGGATACGGCCGCGCTGTTTCAGGCGCTGGGTGGGATGACCCCGGGAGCGGCGAGCGATCAGACGGCAAAGCGATAG
- a CDS encoding ABC transporter permease, producing the protein MNRVFSVTRWWGIVLKEFVQLRRDRITFGMIVGLPILQLALFGFAINTDPKHLRTAVVISEPSQFSRSFVAAMKNSDYFHVVDTLPDDAAAREALARGDVTFVVSIPVDFSRRLLRGERPALLVEADATDPTATQAPLAALPGLVQSVADKDITGPLAHLNGAPAAFDVQIHKLYNPEGITQYNVVPGLMGTILTLTMVMMTGLAMTRERERGTMENLLATPVLPIEVIAGKLVPYIAIGLVQSSIILAAARYVFNVPFVGSLVALYVAALLFIAANLTVGITLSSIAQNQLQAMQLTIFYFLPSLLLSGFMFPFAGMPVWAQWIGNLLPLTYFNRLVRGILLKGNGWVELWPSVWPVAIFTVVVLAIAVRFYRRTLD; encoded by the coding sequence GTGAACCGCGTATTCTCCGTGACGCGCTGGTGGGGCATCGTCCTCAAGGAGTTCGTCCAGTTGCGGCGCGACCGCATCACGTTCGGCATGATCGTCGGCTTGCCGATTCTTCAGCTCGCATTGTTCGGTTTCGCGATCAACACCGACCCGAAGCATCTGCGCACGGCCGTCGTCATCAGCGAGCCGAGTCAGTTCTCGCGCAGCTTCGTAGCGGCGATGAAGAACTCGGACTATTTCCATGTCGTCGACACGCTGCCCGACGACGCCGCAGCACGCGAAGCGCTGGCGCGTGGCGACGTGACCTTCGTCGTGTCGATTCCCGTCGATTTTTCGCGGCGCCTGTTGCGCGGCGAACGGCCCGCGCTGCTCGTCGAAGCCGACGCCACCGATCCGACCGCGACACAAGCGCCGCTCGCCGCGCTGCCCGGTCTCGTGCAATCGGTCGCGGACAAGGACATCACCGGGCCGCTCGCGCATCTGAACGGCGCGCCCGCCGCGTTCGACGTGCAGATCCACAAGCTCTACAACCCCGAGGGCATCACGCAATACAACGTCGTGCCGGGCCTGATGGGCACGATCCTCACGCTGACGATGGTCATGATGACGGGCCTCGCGATGACCCGCGAACGCGAGCGCGGCACGATGGAAAACCTGCTCGCGACACCCGTGCTGCCCATCGAGGTAATCGCGGGCAAACTGGTGCCGTATATCGCGATCGGGCTCGTGCAGTCGTCGATCATTCTGGCGGCGGCGCGTTATGTCTTCAACGTGCCGTTCGTCGGCAGTCTGGTCGCGCTGTATGTCGCGGCGCTGCTGTTCATCGCGGCGAACCTGACGGTCGGCATTACGCTGTCGTCGATTGCGCAGAACCAGTTGCAGGCGATGCAACTCACCATCTTCTACTTTCTGCCGAGCCTGCTGCTGTCGGGCTTCATGTTCCCATTCGCGGGCATGCCCGTGTGGGCGCAATGGATCGGCAATCTGCTGCCGCTCACGTACTTCAACCGGCTGGTGCGCGGCATTCTGCTCAAGGGCAACGGCTGGGTCGAACTGTGGCCGTCGGTGTGGCCCGTCGCGATCTTCACTGTCGTCGTGTTGGCCATTGCCGTGCGCTTCTATCGGCGCACCCTGGATTAG
- a CDS encoding ABC transporter ATP-binding protein: MSTPNGSSQGSLAIDVHNLNKHFGDKHVVNDVTLQVARGEIFGFLGPNGSGKTTSIRLMCGLLTPDSGSGTCLGYDIVRDSAQIKRNVGYMTQRFSYWEDMTIRENLDFVARIYQMRDRKEKVDRALETLGLQTRADQLTGALSGGWKQRLALAACMLHEPKLLLLDEPTAGVDPTARRDFWEELHRLAAQGISVLVSTHYMDEAERCHKLAYIAYGKLLAQGTAQQVIESQALATWAIHGERLTQLSEQLRKTPGVDQTVVFGSALHASSHDHDALEKAIRQVTSGLPVRIEPIETGLEDVFIYMMSRSADNYGKAS; encoded by the coding sequence ATGAGCACGCCGAACGGTTCGTCGCAAGGTTCGCTCGCGATCGACGTGCACAACCTCAACAAGCACTTCGGCGACAAGCACGTCGTCAACGATGTGACGTTACAGGTCGCGCGTGGCGAGATCTTCGGCTTTCTCGGTCCGAACGGCAGTGGCAAGACGACGTCGATCCGCCTGATGTGCGGCCTGCTCACGCCGGATTCCGGCAGCGGCACCTGCCTCGGCTACGACATCGTGCGCGACAGCGCGCAGATCAAGCGCAACGTCGGTTATATGACGCAGCGCTTCTCGTACTGGGAAGACATGACGATCCGCGAGAATCTCGACTTCGTCGCGCGCATCTATCAGATGCGCGACCGCAAGGAGAAGGTGGATCGCGCGCTCGAAACGCTCGGCTTGCAGACGCGCGCGGACCAGTTGACGGGCGCGCTGTCGGGCGGCTGGAAACAGCGGCTCGCGCTCGCCGCCTGCATGCTGCACGAACCGAAGCTGCTGTTGCTCGACGAGCCGACAGCAGGCGTCGACCCGACTGCGCGCCGCGACTTCTGGGAAGAGCTGCACCGGCTCGCTGCGCAAGGCATTTCGGTGCTGGTCAGCACGCACTACATGGATGAAGCGGAGCGCTGCCACAAGCTCGCCTATATCGCGTACGGCAAACTGCTCGCGCAAGGCACCGCGCAGCAGGTGATCGAATCACAGGCGCTCGCCACGTGGGCGATCCACGGCGAGCGTCTGACGCAGCTGTCCGAACAGTTGCGCAAGACGCCTGGCGTCGATCAGACCGTCGTGTTCGGCTCCGCGCTGCATGCGAGCAGCCACGACCACGACGCGCTCGAAAAGGCGATCAGACAGGTCACCTCCGGCCTGCCCGTGCGGATCGAGCCGATCGAAACCGGCCTCGAAGACGTCTTCATCTACATGATGAGCCGCTCGGCCGACAACTACGGAAAAGCATCGTGA
- a CDS encoding HlyD family secretion protein, with the protein MKHSRPSARVVRTVAALVACGALGACSHRADNTWQGYVEGEFVYLGSSQSGKLTQLDVARGDQLTANAPVFALESVDETAALQQAQQQLAAARAQLADIQTGKRPPEIDVTKAQLAQAVANARKATLQLTRDEAQYRAGGIPKGQLDDTRAAADAANAQVRELTREVQVARLPGRSQQLLAQTAQVEAAQAAVAQAQWKLDQKRVNAPARGRVYDTLYRVGEWVQAGNPVVQMLPPQNVKVRFFVPETAVGALAPGRALRVHCDGCASDIDAKITYVSSSAEYTPPVIYSNESRAKLVFMVEAHPSVDDAPRLHPGQPVSVTLR; encoded by the coding sequence ATGAAGCATTCACGTCCATCCGCTCGCGTCGTACGGACTGTTGCGGCGCTCGTTGCATGCGGCGCGCTCGGCGCGTGTTCGCATCGCGCCGACAATACATGGCAAGGCTATGTCGAAGGCGAGTTCGTCTATCTCGGCTCGTCGCAATCGGGCAAGCTGACGCAACTCGATGTCGCGCGCGGCGATCAGCTCACGGCGAACGCACCCGTTTTCGCGCTCGAATCCGTCGACGAAACGGCGGCGTTGCAGCAGGCGCAGCAACAGCTCGCCGCCGCCCGCGCGCAACTCGCGGACATCCAGACGGGCAAGCGCCCGCCGGAAATCGACGTGACGAAGGCGCAGCTCGCGCAGGCCGTGGCGAACGCGCGCAAGGCCACGCTGCAATTGACGCGCGACGAAGCGCAGTATCGTGCGGGCGGCATTCCGAAGGGACAGCTCGACGATACACGCGCCGCCGCCGATGCCGCCAACGCGCAGGTGCGCGAGCTGACGCGCGAAGTCCAGGTCGCGCGGTTGCCAGGCCGCTCGCAACAGTTGCTCGCGCAGACCGCGCAGGTCGAAGCGGCGCAGGCTGCCGTGGCGCAGGCGCAATGGAAGCTCGACCAGAAGCGCGTCAACGCGCCCGCCAGAGGCCGCGTCTACGACACGCTGTACCGTGTAGGCGAATGGGTGCAGGCGGGTAATCCCGTCGTGCAGATGCTGCCGCCGCAAAACGTGAAGGTGCGCTTTTTCGTGCCCGAAACCGCGGTCGGCGCGCTCGCGCCTGGCCGCGCGCTGAGGGTCCATTGCGACGGCTGCGCGTCCGATATCGACGCGAAGATCACTTACGTGTCGAGTTCGGCGGAATACACACCGCCCGTTATCTACAGCAACGAGAGCCGCGCGAAGCTCGTGTTCATGGTCGAAGCGCATCCTTCCGTCGACGATGCGCCGCGCCTGCATCCCGGTCAGCCCGTTTCGGTGACGTTGCGATGA
- a CDS encoding TetR/AcrR family transcriptional regulator codes for MNMKRPSAKPRGRRPVVENFDVREHLLDTATRLFSERGIAATTVAQIAVAAEVTSALVHYYFTNRETLLDAIVEERLAPSVGFVWSAAGEDSSDDPFVMVAEFVKRLFDVTGRMPWLPPLWLREVVNEGGMLRDRMITRIPFDNIKRFGARIKEAQHAGAVNPDLDPLLMFNSLFALVMLPQAAAKMWQSIRGFPAIERETLQRHVTALLLGGMHPPAARGASKPAAKNAGNTARRPSTRSSS; via the coding sequence ATGAACATGAAACGTCCATCGGCCAAACCGCGCGGGCGCCGCCCCGTCGTCGAGAACTTCGACGTGCGCGAGCATCTGCTCGATACCGCTACGCGCCTGTTCTCGGAACGCGGCATCGCGGCCACCACCGTCGCGCAGATTGCCGTGGCCGCCGAAGTCACGTCCGCGCTCGTGCACTATTACTTCACGAACCGCGAGACGCTGCTCGACGCTATCGTCGAGGAACGGCTCGCGCCGTCCGTCGGCTTTGTGTGGAGCGCCGCCGGGGAGGATTCCAGCGACGATCCGTTCGTGATGGTCGCCGAGTTCGTCAAGCGTCTGTTCGACGTGACGGGCCGCATGCCATGGCTGCCGCCGCTCTGGCTGCGCGAGGTCGTCAACGAGGGCGGCATGTTGCGCGACCGCATGATCACGCGCATTCCGTTCGACAACATCAAGCGGTTCGGCGCGCGCATCAAGGAAGCGCAGCACGCGGGCGCGGTGAATCCCGACCTCGATCCGCTGTTGATGTTCAACTCGCTCTTCGCGCTCGTGATGCTGCCGCAAGCGGCCGCAAAAATGTGGCAGAGCATTCGCGGCTTTCCGGCTATCGAACGCGAGACGCTGCAGCGGCACGTCACGGCGCTGCTGCTTGGCGGCATGCATCCGCCTGCGGCACGTGGCGCGAGCAAGCCGGCCGCCAAAAACGCGGGCAACACGGCGCGCCGCCCATCCACAAGGTCCAGTTCATGA
- a CDS encoding DUF192 domain-containing protein codes for MKHARLVCRGELADIEVEVAGGLIERMRGLLGRDGLDANRALWLEPCNAVHTFGMRFPIDVVFIDRRGRVLSVHRNVGRGRVLVCWRARTALEMRAHAVETLQIDAGDRLEWRAST; via the coding sequence GTGAAGCACGCGCGTCTGGTTTGTCGCGGCGAACTGGCTGATATCGAGGTCGAAGTCGCGGGCGGGCTGATTGAGCGGATGCGCGGATTGCTCGGGCGCGATGGACTCGATGCGAATCGCGCGCTATGGCTCGAACCGTGCAATGCCGTGCATACGTTCGGCATGCGTTTTCCGATCGACGTGGTCTTTATCGACAGGCGTGGGCGCGTGCTGTCGGTTCATCGAAATGTCGGTCGTGGGCGTGTGCTCGTCTGCTGGCGTGCACGAACGGCGTTGGAGATGCGTGCGCATGCGGTGGAGACCTTGCAGATAGACGCCGGTGACAGGCTTGAATGGAGGGCTTCGACGTGA
- a CDS encoding TadE/TadG family type IV pilus assembly protein produces the protein MEGFDVKHRGMRKRRMTGQGMTEFLVVAPLLLFFGFVTVQFVLLYQAKSTLDVALLEAAREGAVNHGSMETMQAGLARGLAPLYTRSADAGGVQAALRAAQRAVGERASIEIVSPTVAMMRDFARPRFYPAEGVAHDEIPNDMLMYRDTTHGAESDVNVQDANLLKLRVHYCFDLNVPVANKVLYYATNTIGDIAANGVFSREPAQASVDAYGSPKRPESVCRTTLVDGGQSQRWPVALESEAIVRMQSPFRAEAANEVHATVGR, from the coding sequence ATGGAGGGCTTCGACGTGAAGCACCGAGGCATGCGTAAGCGCCGGATGACGGGGCAAGGGATGACGGAGTTTCTCGTCGTCGCGCCGCTGTTGCTGTTCTTCGGCTTCGTCACCGTGCAGTTCGTGCTGCTGTACCAGGCAAAATCGACGCTCGATGTCGCCTTGCTCGAAGCCGCGCGTGAAGGGGCTGTCAATCACGGTTCGATGGAGACGATGCAAGCGGGGCTCGCGCGTGGCCTCGCGCCTTTGTATACGCGCAGCGCTGACGCGGGGGGTGTGCAAGCGGCGCTGCGTGCTGCGCAACGTGCCGTGGGCGAGAGGGCATCGATCGAGATCGTCAGTCCGACGGTGGCGATGATGCGCGATTTCGCGCGTCCGCGCTTCTATCCCGCTGAGGGCGTCGCGCACGATGAAATCCCCAATGACATGCTGATGTATCGCGACACCACGCACGGCGCGGAATCGGATGTGAATGTGCAGGATGCGAATCTGCTGAAACTGCGTGTGCACTATTGCTTTGATCTGAACGTGCCCGTCGCGAACAAGGTGCTGTACTACGCGACGAATACGATCGGCGATATTGCGGCGAACGGTGTGTTTTCGCGCGAGCCCGCGCAGGCGAGCGTCGATGCGTATGGCTCGCCGAAACGGCCCGAGAGTGTGTGCAGGACGACGCTTGTCGACGGAGGGCAGAGCCAGCGTTGGCCGGTTGCGCTGGAATCCGAGGCGATCGTGCGGATGCAGTCGCCGTTTCGTGCGGAGGCGGCGAATGAAGTGCATGCGACGGTGGGGCGTTGA
- a CDS encoding lytic transglycosylase domain-containing protein: MSNVCAAGRVEMVIGGSSGVDAGADADGPLIVEFDAPWEAQRARSKVLAWTALVDDVAKRSSVDKALLMAVIDVESGGDPFAVSPKGARGLMQLMPRTGARQGADDLFDPYQNVAAGTRLLDTLLATFGDVSLALAAYNAGEGAVRKFGGMVPPYAETQKYVRRVMERVGVYRR; encoded by the coding sequence GTGAGCAATGTGTGCGCGGCCGGGCGTGTGGAGATGGTGATCGGTGGGTCGAGCGGCGTTGATGCTGGCGCCGATGCCGATGGGCCGTTGATCGTCGAGTTCGATGCGCCATGGGAGGCCCAGCGCGCGCGTTCGAAAGTTCTCGCTTGGACGGCGCTCGTCGATGACGTTGCGAAGCGCAGTAGTGTCGACAAAGCGCTGCTGATGGCTGTCATCGATGTCGAATCGGGCGGTGATCCGTTTGCGGTGTCGCCCAAGGGTGCAAGAGGTTTGATGCAGTTGATGCCGCGAACAGGCGCGCGGCAAGGTGCGGACGATCTGTTCGATCCTTATCAGAATGTGGCCGCGGGCACGCGCCTGCTCGATACGCTGCTTGCGACGTTCGGCGATGTGTCACTGGCGCTCGCTGCGTATAACGCGGGGGAAGGGGCGGTGCGTAAGTTCGGCGGTATGGTTCCGCCGTATGCGGAGACGCAGAAGTACGTGCGGCGGGTGATGGAACGGGTGGGGGTTTATCGGCGATGA